The following are from one region of the Nicotiana tomentosiformis chromosome 7, ASM39032v3, whole genome shotgun sequence genome:
- the LOC138895243 gene encoding zinc finger BED domain-containing protein DAYSLEEPER-like translates to MTELEVEKGNEFQIILKDTESGASNNPTTNTLHCESASKKRKGMKERSVAWGHFDKFTDDEGIKKAKCKYCQDEYVANTKNRGTSNLLSYMIKCPNNPHKVDTSQPRLAFQPKKGGQTGDVSVAAVYEDAFTKYYDIDYGLMHCISNCICEDGQPAGPLLSSDWESSSLKELMKNEDVAVREIAKNMKEKFDKYWGDPHKMNKMVFILCVLDPRHEFYSFSFALTSMFGETKGVKIQEEVKTYMKTLFSEYVKMNGDSFLSSPSPPSSPSSCSSSSSFSKFMLDLKRHKSGGGIDLKTELDKYLGEDVEEEKDKFDVLGWWKLNSPRFPTLANMARDMLAIPIFSVASESVFSTGGRILDPFRSSLTPRLVQALVCIQD, encoded by the exons ATGACAGAGCTAGAGGTAGAGAAGGGAAATGAGTTTCAAATTATCCTAAAAGATACTGAAAGTGGTGCTTCAAATAATCCCACAACGAACACACTCCATTGTGAATCTGCTTCTAAGAAAAGAAAAGGCATGAAAGAAAGATCAGTTGCTTGGGGCCATTTCGACAAGTTCACTGATGACGAAGGGATTAAAAAAGCAAAATGCAAGTATTGTCAAGACGAATATGTAGCAAATACAAAAAACAGAGGTACAAGCAATTTGCTATCCTATATGATCAAGTGCCCGAACAATCCCCATAAGGTGGACACCAGCCAACCGAGACTAGCTTTTCAACCAAAAAAGGGTGGTCAAACAGGTGATGTATCA GTTGCGGCAGTTTATGAGGATGCTTTtacaaaatattatgatattgattatggATTGATGCATTGTATTTCTAATTGTATTTGTGAGGATGGGCAGCCTGCAGGTCCACTTTTAAGTAGTGATTGGGAAA GTTCTTCTTTGAAAGAATTGATGAAAAATGAAGATGTTGCCGTGCGAGAAATAGCAAAGAATATGAAAGAGAAATTTGACAAGTATTGGGGTGATCCTCACAAGATGAACAAGATGGTATTTATTTTATGTGTGTTGGATCCACGCCACGAGTTTTACTCTTTTTCTTTCGCACTTACTTCTATGTTTGGAGAAACAAAAGGTGTGAAAATACAAGAGGAAGTGAAGACATATATGAAAACTTTATTCAGTGAGTATGTCAAAATGAATGGTGATTCATTTCTATCTTCTCCATCTCCTCCATCTTCTCCATCTTCatgttcttcttcatcatcattctcAAAATTCATGCTAGATTTAAAGAGGCATAAGAGTGGTGGAGGTATTGACTTAAAAACAGAGTTGGATAAATATTTGGGTGAAGATGTTGAGGAAGAAAAAGATAAATTTGATGTTCTAGGTTGGTGGAAGTTAAACTCACCTAGATTTCCCACTCTTGCTAATATGGCACGTGATATGCTAGCCATACCAATTTTTAGTGTTGCATCTGAATCGGTCTTTAGTACTGGAGGACGCATACTTGATccatttaggagttcattgactCCTAGATTGGTTCAAGCTCTTGTGTGTATCCAAGATTGA
- the LOC104087028 gene encoding cytochrome b561 and DOMON domain-containing protein At5g47530-like, with amino-acid sequence MDRLVKTLLFSSFLLLSLFSTTSYAQTQNCSAFAFRNNQNFATCNPLPLLNSVLHWTYHSDNHTVDLAYRHRGVTDSDWVAWGLNINGGRMVGTQCLVAFKNSSGQIQAYTAPIADYLTQLRQGSLSFNVPRIEAEFSNNEYIIFASLELPSGRTSFKQVWQNG; translated from the coding sequence ATGGATAGACTTGTAAAAACTTTGTTGTTTTCATCATTCTTGTTATTAAGTCTATTTTCTACTACTTCTTATGCTCAAACACAAAACTGTTCAGCTTTTGCATTTAGAAATAATCAGAATTTTGCAACTTGTAATCCTCTACCTTTGCTCAATTCTGTTCTTCACTGGACTTATCATTCAGATAATCACACAGTTGATCTTGCTTATAGACATAGAGGAGTTACAGATTCAGATTGGGTAGCTTGGGGTTTAAATATTAATGGAGGAAGAATGGTTGGTACACAGTGTTTGGTTGCATTTAAAAATTCCAGTGGCCAAATTCAAGCTTACACTGCTCCTATTGCTGATTATCTTACTCAGTTAAGACAAGGTTCTTTGAGTTTTAATGTGCCAAGAATTGAAGCAGAGTtttcaaataatgaatacatTATTTTTGCAAGTTTGGAACTTCCTAGTGGAAGGACTAGTTTTAAACAGGTTTGGCAAAATGGCTAA